The proteins below come from a single Corylus avellana chromosome ca3, CavTom2PMs-1.0 genomic window:
- the LOC132174766 gene encoding thaumatin-like protein 1, with amino-acid sequence MKTLSLFGLALAFCFLSGAHPAQITFTNNCPTTVWPGTLTADQKPQQLNTGFDLASKASTSIDVQAPWIGRFWARTRCNTDASGKFTCETANCGSGQVACNGASAIPPASLVEINIAANGGKDFYDVSLVDGFNLPVSVTTQGGNGDCQPSSCPANVNDVCPTNLQVKGSDGSVIACKSACAAFNQPQYCCTGANNTPETCPPTNYSMIFKNQCPKAYSYAYDDKSSTFTCSGAPNYIITFCP; translated from the exons ATGAAAACCCTTTCACTCTTCGGCCTTGCCTTGGCCTTCTGTTTCCtatctg GTGCTCATCCTGCTCAAATAACTTTTACAAACAATTGTCCTACAACTGTATGGCCAGGAACTCTAACTGCGGACCAGAAACCTCAACAATTAAATACTGGATTTGACTTGGCATCCAAAGCATCCACATCAATTGATGTCCAAGCTCCATGGATAGGCCGGTTCTGGGCCCGAACACGATGCAACACGGACGCTTCGGGAAAGTTCACTTGTGAAACTGCTAATTGTGGATCCGGGCAGGTTGCATGCAACGGCGCCAGTGCAATCCCGCCAGCTTCTTTGGTAGAAATCAACATAGCAGCAAATGGTGGAAAGGATTTCTACGATGTCAGCCTTGTAGATGGCTTCAACCTCCCTGTTTCGGTTACCACACAAGGTGGGAACGGTGATTGCCAACCCTCAAGCTGCCCTGCAAACGTGAATGATGTTTGCCCTACTAATCTGCAAGTGAAAGGATCTGATGGGAGCGTAATCGCTTGCAAGAGCGCATGCGCAGCGTTCAATCAGCCACAATACTGTTGCACTGGCGCTAATAATACCCCAGAGACATGTCCACCCACAAACTATTCCATGATCTTCAAAAACCAATGCCCTAAAGCTTATAGCTATGCTTATGATGATAAGAGCAGCACATTTACCTGCTCCGGTGCACCAAACTATATTATCACGTTCTGTCCTTGA